The nucleotide window CCACCGCTGTTGACGACATCGAAAGAAAAGCACCTACGAATATTCCTTCTGTTAGTTTACCACCGCATAACTGCAATGCAATGAAGAAGCAGCCAAGTCAACCCAATGCATTCCTTTTCATGATTTATACACAATAAGCCTAATAACTCATTCTTACTCAATTGCTATTACTATTTACAAACTAGAACATACCGAGGCTGTTATCCCACTCAAGCAcatgaacaaaaatatttgaagaaGACCTCCTGGAATAGCTACTGCACGAACTACACGAAGCTGCGACCACAAAGTACAATAAGTCAATGACTATCTCAAAAGTTTCAAAAGAACAAAGAAACCAGAAAAGAACATGCAAACCTTTGCTGCAGAAAATTCTAATCCTAAAGCAAAAAGGAGAAAGATTACACCAAACTGAGCTACTGTTTCAACCTGTGCTAcacaaaagaatatatatatatatcaagtctTGTCGACCATTAACATAGCCAGTCAATCTCTTAATCAGAATCTGACAGAACACTATTAGATTAGTGTCTGTCTATGATCTTTTTTGGGTTTGAAAAACCACAAGAACGTCTATAGCAAGAACTCGTACGTAATGGTATTAAAATGCACTAAGGGATTAGAAATATATACTTATCATCATTGCGTTTGAGGTGATGTTATAAGTTGTCACGCTGATCTGCTCTAACTCCTTCATTTTCGTCTCATCATAATCACGCTTCATCACTTGAATCTTGTTCAAAGTCTCTTCTTCTTGAATGAAGCCTTTATTCTCTGTTTCTGTTATACAACTGCAAAAGAACAAGATACAAATCAAATGTGCAAAAGAAGCTACCCACAGTAAGCAGTGCCGCAAAGATGATAACTAGATACGATCAAAACAGAAAAAACGACAGCGTTTGGTACAGGAGTTACACGAAACGACAGAGAGAGGTCATACATGGTTCGGTTTCACTGGATTTGAACAATTTTAGAAACGCTAAAGCAACAATCGCGACATAAGAAGGATTTATACGAAACTTAGAAACCCTAACATTTACAGAGACGTACCTCGACGGCGAGCGAGAAGCCCTGACCAGCTAGATCCGCTTCAGGCGAACGAGAGAAACAAAATTGCGATCAGAGATTTTATGCGAATcgttaacaaaaaaattcatgATTTGCAGAGAGATCAAAACACTTACTAATCTGAAAAAATTCGAAGGGATTTGCTGTTTCAGCAAATTGTGGAAGCGTCGATTGATAGAGTTCCCGAAAGTCaagaagagagaaaatagaaaactaGGTCACGGAGAGATCAATTGATTTGGGAGAAAATGTTTTCCTTTTCGTAAAACATGCATGCCGTCTCTCCTAACGGTTAGATTTCTAATTTGAGTCGGGCCTCTCGATCAAGCGTTTGACAACACGCGTTTCTTCTCAcggttatgttttaaaatacgagtcgattttttttttttgtaatcgaACCGGTCTTGCATTCTTATAAAACCAATCTAAACCGAACCGGTTCTTTTTCCACCATGTCTACATATTATACGCTGCCGTTTTTCGTGTCTCTGTAATTTGtcaattttcctttttcttctctctctctctctcttgtggaATAAATAAGAAAGACGACGCAGAGAAGAAGGCGAAGGTGAGAATGGCGTATGTTAGCATGGGTGAAGCTCACCGGCGAATCACTGAGTACCTAAACCGCTTCTGCGACGCCGTTTCCTACCAAGACTCTTCTATGCTTTGTCGCCTCCTCTCTTTCTCTTCCAACTCCCCGTCTCTTCTCTCACTCGCCGACGCACTCAACGTCTTCCAGGTGCTTAGATTTCTCTGATTTGCTTAAATTTCTCTGTTTAATCGAGACCCGTATTGTCAAATTAACAAATTGGAAACAGTAGGagtatgtttttgcgataagaggCATGATATGATCCTTATGTGTGTAAAGTTTGTGGCTTTTAGGTTCAGTTTCAATCCACGATGCTTAGAATATGATCTTCTAATTTGAGTTCTCAGTGAGTATGAATCTTGAATTTAAGTAAGAGTATGTTCCTTGGGTATAAGCTTAATCTTTCTGTTAGGTAAAGTTGCTTTCCGATTTGAATCAAGAGCTTGAAACTGTCTTTGGTAAACTTGTTGTATGAAACACTCTCTATGTGTATGAGTTTAATGagtataaattttgtattaggGCTTGAAACTGTCTGTGGTGAAGTTGTTGTATAAAACACTCTCTATGTGTATTGGTTTTAGTGAGTGTAAGTTTTTGGATTAAGGCTTACAACCGTTTGTGGTGAACTTGTTTTATGTGTGTTGAGTTTAATGAGTATAAGTTTTGGATTAGGGTATGAAACCGTCTGATAAAATTGGGTTCATGTGTTTACTGGATAGGATTGAATCTTCCTTAATTTGCAAGAATTCTGAGAATGTAGAGAACTCTGAAAGACTGATTCCAGTGAAatctactatttttttaatgatgCAGGATGCTAGCAGTTTGATAAGACAATCTGATAAGTTCTCTGAGTACGGGGAGATACTAGCTCACTTGTTTCGTTCTCTACAAAGTTACCGCGTTGGGAATCTAGTCGAAGCATACCTCGCTTTTGAAAAGTTTGCCAAGTAAAGTTTTCTTGTTCCCTCTCTGCTGCATTGATGAGAAGAATAGATAAGCTTCTCTCTCTTTTCGTGTGTTGACAATGTCTGATATTGGGATTCTATATATGTGCAGCGCTTTTGTTCAGGAGTTTCGTAATTGGGAATCTGCTTGGGCTTTGGAAGCTCTCTATGTAGTTTGCTATGAAGTTCGTATTCTTGCTGAAAAGGTAGTCTTTCACTTTTATATCACTCATCCAAAATCATAGATTAGTTTAGTTTCACATCTTCTGAAGGTTTTCAATGGCAATGCAGGCTGATAAAGAGTTGACCTCTAATGGAAAATCCCCTGAGAAACTGAAAGCAGCAGGATCTCTTCTCATGAAAGTCTTTGGAGTTCTTGCTGTAAGCTTCCTTAGTCTTTGTTAATCTTTAACTTTTGTgttgagtttcttcttttgAGGATccttatttagtttttttttaactataggGTAAAGGTCCAAAACGAGTTGGAGCATTGTATGTGACTTGCCAATTGTTCAAGACCTACTTCAAGGTGAAACTCAGGATAAATAGTTTGTTTATTACTTGTTATATGATTTTCCATTTACTAAAAATGTGTCCCTTGTTTCTCTATTTCAGCTTGGAACTGTCAATCTTTGTCGAAGTGTAATAAGAAGTATTGAGACTGCTCGGATATTTGACTTTGAGGAGTTTCCAAGAAGAGACAAGGTCTTGTGCAATCAGTTATAGTTTCTGGCCTCCTGATTCGGTTATGCATTTTTCTTatgcttttcttttcttcacaAACTATACAGGTTACATACATGTATTATACCGGAAGATTAGAAGTCTTCAACGAGAATTTTCCTGCTGTGAGTCACTGATAGATTTTCTGTGGTTCATTTTGTAGTATTAGTTGAAATATGGATAAGGACATGTTCTTGTTTTAATAATCTTGCAGGCTGATACAAAGCTATCATATGCCTTACAACATTGCAACCCCAAAAGAGAACGGAATATAAGGTATGTTTGTGGTTTACTCTCTGATTAGTGATTAACCCCATGCGTTTCATTGCTTAATGAGGATAATTGGCTTATATTCAGGATGATATTGAAGTATTTAATACCAGTGAAACTTTCTTTAGGAGTCATACCAAAAGATGAGCTCTTACAAAAGTATAATCTTCATGAGGTAACAactattctttttgttttcaaaaatactCAGTTCTATCATCTATGTCAAACTTATCGCTCTTAATCCAACTTTTCTATGTGTCCAGTACATGAATGTTGTGCAAGCTCTGAGAAAGGGTGATCTCAGGCTTCTTCGGCATGCTCTTCAAGAACACGAAGATAGGTACGTCTTTCCGTTGACATCTTACTGTACTTATCTACATCTTAATGTTAGGTCCTTGTCTTAGACTAGTAGTGTACGAGCATTGTGATTAGCGTAGGTGGCTTCTAGTGTATTGTAGCTGTGTTGACAGCTCAGCAATGACTGGTTAGTTATAGAGCTAAAGGTTAAATGAGAGTGGAGATGCCCTTGTTAGTCTATCgcataaaaaaattgtttagttTTGATTATTAGATCGCTGAACAACTTTAATACTAATCAGGTTCTTGAGGTCTGGTGTGTACCTTGTCTTGGAAAAGCTGGAGCTCCAAGTCTACCAGAGACTCATGAAAAAAATGTAAGTAGTAGTTACAAAACACTCTCAGATTACTTCAGTTTCACAGTTtcataactcttttttttttaattaatgtttcAGTTATATCATCCAGAAGCTAAGTGATCCGGCAAGAGCTCACCAACTGAAGCTTGAAGTGATTGCTAAAGCACTTAGATGGCTTGAGATAGACATGGATCTCGATGAGGTTTCTTCTACGTTTCCATCTCATTCGTTGCTTTTGATTACTTTGCATAGAAATGTTATAAAACTCATAGCTCTGATACTGTTGTTTGCAGGTGGAATGTATAATGACGATCTTGATTTACAAAAACCTTGTGAAAGGTTATTTGGCACACAAGAGCAAAGTGGTAGTTCTAAGCAAGCAAGATCCTTTCCCTAAACTGAACGGGAAGCCTGTAGGCTCATAGTGACTTGCGGGTTGTCCTTGTTGTTGTATTAAGAAACTCTGTTTTAACCCGAGCTTAATCTCATTATTTACTTCGAAATTGTTTTTGATAGTCTGATAGATttgtttttggaataaaaaATGATCTAGAAGGAATCAGAACATCCAGATTGTTTTACAGCcttgaataatttatttttccatCTCAACAGTTTACGAATTGTTTGCTTTTTGTACAttcaaagtttaaaattttgtgatatTTTGTAACAATTGAAATCAGTCAACCAATGAAGAAAACATGAACGTGGTGCCTAATAATAGATACCAATTGTTCATTTATCTATGTGGCATGTAGCATGAACGTGGTGCCTAATAATAGATACCAATTGTTCATTTATCTATGTGGCATGTAGAGGTGGCAATTTTGGACCCGGACTGCAGGTCTGATCCATAAAAAAATGTCGCGGAATGGTACTGGGCCGGGAATTTTTAGACCCGCAAATTAGCAGGCATCGTGGAACACATTGTTGTAGGACTGGACTTTTTCGAGATGAGACGAAACAGGTCATGCGGGATTACAAGAATCcgtatttttttcttctttatttcttgTTTTACCTAAAAAAATGAGAGTGAAAAGAAGGTGATTTACGTGATTTTCTCCGAGAAAATGAAAGGAGCTCTGGCAATGAAGATTCGAGCTCCGGCGATTACGATTTAAGTTCCGGTGATGATGATTCGAGCTCCGAAGATTTGAGCTCTGGTGGTGTTTTAATTTggtattcttttttatttactttggGATTGACAACTTTGATTTGgtgtttggttttatttattttggattcATCAAACTAAAAAATTGGTTATGAATTTATGAGTTATAAGCTAATGAAAAACATTTTCTGCAATTATCTTTAGTTGgtatgttaatatatttggaGTGTGACAAAATTAACTAcaattattgttttaaataacaaactagattttgactctTGCTTTAAAAGTGCGGataattttacaaattttatataaatgtgtaattttatatgtatatatattattttaatttactaCAGATATGAGAGATCATATGGAGTTTCAAGTTATAGAGCGTTAGGTCTAGGAAGCGGGTCAAACTCACCCTGCCCGACCCGCCATGCTGTGGGTTGagtcattttttttattcaaaaatttgacccgcaagaagaaaaaaaagttttgttgTCTTCTTATTCTGATTCTCATAATTAACCAAATGAAAGAAGGATTTTCTCATCAACATAAGCTTCCTTTACTAAAACAGTGTTTTCTCTTCTCATTTTATTTCAACTTATTGAAatctcaataaaaaaaaaatttgaatgtcAATTCTTTtttccaagaacgaaaatattCAAAGTTTTATTTCACTGATAAAACTATtactaaaatttcattttcagcTTTGACAATATTTTTAGAGAATTTGCTGTagcttttagattttttggatAATCATCTCAAATTTTATGAGCATAGTACTAAAAATCAACCGAATCTGAATGCCTAGGCCTAAGAGAATGCATTTCAAAATTTACATTAGTCAAAACAACCGATGATGAAACCTTGAGAATTGTAAAAGAGTACGTtctggaaacaaaaaaaaattaagtagaAAAACAGATTCAAAGATACTAAAATACTTCAAAAGTGTTTCATTTGACAAAAGACTTAATATTTTCAAGCAGCGAGATCAGGAAGTGTGTTTTGAATCTTGTAAGGCATCAAGATGTTGAAACCATCAGCCGCAGTTGAGACGATCATCCCTGGAATCTGGTTGTGCCAGTGAAGTTCCTTCAAGTCCTTTTGCCCCTGGTGAACGAAGAGTAGCTGAGGAGGCA belongs to Brassica rapa cultivar Chiifu-401-42 chromosome A07, CAAS_Brap_v3.01, whole genome shotgun sequence and includes:
- the LOC103849263 gene encoding enhanced ethylene response protein 5 gives rise to the protein MAYVSMGEAHRRITEYLNRFCDAVSYQDSSMLCRLLSFSSNSPSLLSLADALNVFQDASSLIRQSDKFSEYGEILAHLFRSLQSYRVGNLVEAYLAFEKFANAFVQEFRNWESAWALEALYVVCYEVRILAEKADKELTSNGKSPEKLKAAGSLLMKVFGVLAGKGPKRVGALYVTCQLFKTYFKLGTVNLCRSVIRSIETARIFDFEEFPRRDKVTYMYYTGRLEVFNENFPAADTKLSYALQHCNPKRERNIRMILKYLIPVKLSLGVIPKDELLQKYNLHEYMNVVQALRKGDLRLLRHALQEHEDRFLRSGVYLVLEKLELQVYQRLMKKIYIIQKLSDPARAHQLKLEVIAKALRWLEIDMDLDEVECIMTILIYKNLVKGYLAHKSKVVVLSKQDPFPKLNGKPVGS